One Lucilia cuprina isolate Lc7/37 chromosome 4, ASM2204524v1, whole genome shotgun sequence DNA segment encodes these proteins:
- the LOC111679868 gene encoding extensin → MFRFVVLTTLIAVAASQGYHQDPKTAAIISEQRYLSGDGKFGAAYTQEDGINFKEETDSDGTRHGSYSYVDPTGQRRTISYTAGKNGFQASGDHLPVAPPAPPQPVPQPGYAPQPQYQPQPAPGPSFRSNDYGDDGSYDPRYNDPNFGQNSQSYQQPQYRAPPPQPAYNPPAPAYNPPAPQYNPAPAPQYNPQPQYNPQPQYTTPNPHRFSPPGKLSLNRTPDGFTYSFNKVR, encoded by the exons atgtttcgttTT GTCGTACTAACCACCCTCATTGCGGTTGCTGCTAGCCAGGGTTATCATCAAGATCCCAAAACTGCTGCCATTATCAGTGAACAGCGTTACCTTTCTGGAGATGGTAAATTTGGTGCTGCCTACACACAAGAAGATGGCATCAATTTTAAAGAAGAAACTGATTCAGATGGTACTCGTCATGGCAGTTACAGTTATGTAGATCCTACTGGTCAAAGACGTACCATTTCTTATACGGCTGGCAAAAATGG aTTCCAAGCTTCTGGTGATCATTTACCCGTGGCTCCTCCAGCACCACCACAGCCTGTTCCCCAGCCTGGCTATGCTCCTCAACCTCAATATCAACCCCAACCTGCTCCTGGTCCCTCTTTTCGCAGCAATGACTACGGCGACGATGGCTCTTATGATCCCCGCTATAATGATCCTAATTTCGGTCAAAACAGTCAATCTTATCAACAACCCCAATATCGTGCTCCACCACCACAACCTGCCTACAACCCACCCGCACCTGCTTACAATCCACCTGCTCCCCAATACAACCCAGCTCCAGCACCACAATACAATCCACAACCCCAATACAATCCTCAGCCCCAGTACACCACACCCAATCCTCACCGTTTCTCACCACCCGGTAAACTCTCTCTGAATCGCACACCCGATGGTTTCACCTATAGCTTTAATAAAGTACGTTAA